The following proteins are encoded in a genomic region of Actinomadura sp. NAK00032:
- a CDS encoding MFS transporter produces MAGRAGAAVAALALAAFCFGTTENLPIGLLPLIAGDLDVSASAVGLLVTGYGIVVAVVSVPLVRMTVRMGRRPLLTGVMALFIVMSFAAAAAPGYGTLFGTRLVTALGQAVFWPVAVVAAAGLMPPEARGRAGAYVFAGGSMAIVLGVPAGTWLGRAVGWRASFAALGVLCLVSLVAIAVLLPGGKTTGRDPVPASAPDARRFRLLVVTIMLLIGGFFTAFTYITEFLTRVSGFSGAAISPLLLVNGVADIAGVVIAGIVVDRGPRALAAGSAAVLAIAMLGLFAFGTAAVPAVAMLVLLGIGIPGAATAFQARVMESAPGDTDIASAWTSAAFNVGIAGGALLGGALLPLTGVRGTPLAGAAVAAAALAVIVLDRPPRARAPAVPHTASIIRTLHPSEDDGTVRGQDH; encoded by the coding sequence ATGGCGGGACGGGCGGGGGCGGCCGTCGCGGCGCTGGCCCTCGCCGCGTTCTGCTTCGGCACGACCGAGAACCTCCCGATCGGGCTGCTCCCGCTCATCGCCGGCGACCTGGACGTCTCCGCCTCCGCCGTCGGCCTGCTCGTCACCGGCTACGGCATCGTGGTCGCGGTCGTCTCCGTCCCGCTCGTCAGGATGACGGTCCGGATGGGGCGCCGCCCGCTGCTGACCGGCGTGATGGCCCTGTTCATCGTGATGAGCTTCGCGGCGGCGGCCGCGCCCGGCTACGGCACGCTGTTCGGCACCCGGCTGGTGACCGCGCTCGGGCAGGCGGTGTTCTGGCCGGTCGCCGTGGTCGCCGCCGCCGGGCTGATGCCGCCGGAGGCGCGGGGCCGCGCGGGCGCCTACGTGTTCGCGGGCGGGTCGATGGCCATCGTCCTCGGCGTCCCCGCCGGGACGTGGCTCGGCCGGGCCGTCGGGTGGCGGGCGTCGTTCGCCGCCCTCGGCGTGCTGTGCCTGGTGTCCCTGGTCGCGATCGCGGTCCTGCTGCCGGGCGGGAAGACGACCGGCCGCGACCCGGTCCCGGCGTCCGCGCCGGACGCCCGCCGCTTCCGGCTGCTGGTCGTCACGATCATGTTGCTGATCGGCGGGTTCTTCACCGCCTTCACCTACATCACCGAGTTCCTGACGCGGGTGAGCGGCTTCTCCGGCGCCGCCATCAGCCCGCTGCTGCTGGTGAACGGCGTCGCCGACATCGCGGGAGTGGTCATCGCCGGGATCGTGGTGGACCGCGGGCCGCGCGCGCTGGCCGCCGGCTCCGCGGCGGTGCTGGCCATCGCCATGCTCGGCCTGTTCGCGTTCGGCACGGCGGCGGTCCCCGCGGTGGCCATGCTGGTCCTGCTGGGCATCGGGATCCCCGGCGCGGCGACGGCCTTCCAGGCCCGCGTGATGGAGTCGGCGCCGGGCGACACCGACATCGCCTCGGCGTGGACGTCCGCCGCGTTCAACGTCGGGATCGCCGGCGGCGCCCTGCTCGGCGGCGCGCTGCTGCCGCTGACCGGGGTGCGCGGGACGCCGCTCGCGGGCGCGGCGGTGGCGGCCGCCGCCCTCGCGGTGATCGTGCTCGACCGGCCGCCGCGCGCTCGCGCTCCGGCCGTGCCTCACACGGCTAGCATCATTCGCACTCTGCACCCCTCCGAGGACGACGGGACGGTCCGTGGTCAAGATCACTGA
- a CDS encoding glycoside hydrolase family 3 protein, translating to MNRPHRNPRSAGRRSRSLTLVLAAVLAAPVAWTAPAAAREAAYPFRDSGLSVDARVDDLLGRLTLDEKVSLLHQYQPAIPRLGIGRFKTGTEALHGVAWSTDVHNNGAVVTAKGTVFPQSVGLGATWDPALLKKIGSAVGDEARGYNSENPDVWGLQLWAPVVNLLRDPRWGRNEEGYSEDPLLTGLLATAYGHGMQGDDPDHLKAAPVLKHYMANNNEIRRDQTSSSLRPRVLKEYDEVPFKIPLSQDAATGIMTSYNLVNGRPATVTPDAGGLVRSWSDRTLFNVTDAGGPNNLVNSQKYFPDLATADAAVVKAGVDSFTTDDTNSSITVNAIKDALARGLLAEADVDRAVGHILSVRVRLGEFDPGGGPYGKITKEAVDSPAHRALARKAAAEQMVLLKNQRKALPLSSGKVAVVGPLSDTLYTDWYSGSLPYEVTPLDGIKKRASAVTSSEGVDRIALKDVKTGKYVAGGTGSGAVLKTGPASASDPAAQFDVFDWGQGVVTLRSAANGKTVGRYNWGDTFANDQAQPNGWFVQQMFKLEKQDDGDHLLRYAGYEKAYDWADPAKTYVKAQDDGTLVLTTKDDAGRFAKDVVSSGVDAAVKAATAADTAVVVVGSMPFINGREDHDRTTMTLAEGQSELIKAVRKANPNTVVVVENSYPTTLTWEQENVPAILWTSHAGAETGNALASILFGDESPSGKLPQTWYRSEAQLPDILDYDIIKSDRTYQYFKGKPLYPFGYGLSYTTFRYGKPRLSSHSLGSDGTVTVTVPVTNTGKKAGDEVVQLYTHQRTSRVKQPLQKLRAFDKVHVAPGKTVTAKLRLDASDLAIWDVTRNKWTVERSKQDLLIGSSSADIRQHTMLNVRGERIPDRDLSKVTRAADFDDQNGIELVDETKVKGDAVAGAANSWLKFADADLGRSTGTITARVAGASATTIQVRLDGPDGPVAGTLNVPSTGGKYTYKEISAELRNVRGDHDVYLVFNGEARLSTFSLTR from the coding sequence GTGAACAGACCCCATCGAAACCCCCGCTCCGCAGGCCGGCGCAGCCGGTCGCTGACCCTCGTCCTCGCCGCCGTGCTGGCGGCCCCCGTCGCGTGGACGGCGCCCGCCGCCGCCCGCGAGGCGGCCTACCCGTTCCGCGACTCGGGCCTGTCGGTGGACGCCCGGGTGGACGACCTGCTCGGCCGGCTCACCCTCGACGAGAAGGTCTCCCTGCTGCACCAGTACCAGCCCGCGATCCCGCGGCTCGGCATCGGCCGGTTCAAGACCGGCACCGAGGCGCTGCACGGCGTCGCCTGGTCGACCGACGTCCACAACAACGGGGCCGTCGTGACCGCCAAGGGCACGGTGTTCCCGCAGTCGGTCGGGCTCGGCGCCACCTGGGACCCCGCGCTGCTGAAGAAGATCGGCTCGGCCGTCGGCGACGAGGCCCGCGGCTACAACAGCGAGAACCCCGACGTGTGGGGCCTGCAACTGTGGGCGCCGGTCGTCAACCTGCTCCGCGACCCGCGCTGGGGCCGCAACGAGGAGGGCTACTCCGAGGACCCGCTGCTCACCGGCCTGCTCGCCACCGCCTACGGGCACGGCATGCAGGGCGACGACCCGGACCACCTCAAGGCCGCGCCCGTGCTCAAGCACTACATGGCCAACAACAACGAGATCCGCCGCGACCAGACGTCGTCCAGCCTGCGGCCCCGCGTGCTGAAGGAGTACGACGAGGTCCCGTTCAAGATCCCGCTCAGCCAGGACGCCGCGACCGGCATCATGACGTCGTACAACCTGGTCAACGGCCGTCCCGCGACGGTCACCCCGGACGCCGGCGGCCTCGTCCGGTCCTGGAGCGACCGGACGCTGTTCAACGTCACCGACGCCGGCGGGCCGAACAACCTCGTCAACTCCCAGAAGTACTTCCCCGACCTCGCCACGGCGGACGCGGCGGTCGTCAAGGCGGGCGTGGACAGCTTCACCACCGACGACACCAACTCCTCCATCACCGTCAACGCGATCAAGGACGCACTGGCGCGCGGGCTGCTCGCCGAGGCCGACGTCGACCGCGCGGTGGGCCACATCCTCAGCGTCCGGGTGCGGCTCGGCGAGTTCGACCCGGGCGGCGGCCCCTACGGCAAGATCACCAAAGAGGCGGTGGACAGCCCCGCGCACCGCGCGCTCGCCCGCAAGGCCGCGGCCGAGCAGATGGTGCTGCTGAAGAACCAGCGCAAGGCGCTGCCGCTGTCGTCCGGGAAGGTCGCGGTCGTCGGCCCGCTCTCCGACACGCTCTACACCGACTGGTACTCCGGTTCCCTGCCGTACGAGGTCACGCCGCTGGACGGCATCAAGAAGCGCGCGTCGGCCGTCACCTCCAGCGAGGGCGTCGACCGGATCGCGCTGAAGGACGTGAAGACCGGCAAGTACGTCGCGGGCGGGACGGGCTCCGGCGCCGTCCTGAAGACCGGCCCGGCGTCGGCGTCCGACCCGGCGGCGCAGTTCGACGTGTTCGACTGGGGCCAGGGCGTGGTGACGCTGCGCAGCGCCGCCAACGGCAAGACGGTCGGCCGCTACAACTGGGGTGACACGTTCGCCAACGACCAGGCCCAGCCGAACGGCTGGTTCGTCCAGCAGATGTTCAAGCTGGAGAAGCAGGACGACGGCGACCACCTGCTCCGCTACGCCGGCTACGAGAAGGCCTACGACTGGGCCGACCCGGCCAAGACGTACGTGAAGGCGCAGGACGACGGCACCCTCGTCCTCACCACCAAGGACGACGCCGGACGGTTCGCCAAGGACGTCGTCAGCAGCGGCGTCGACGCGGCCGTCAAGGCGGCGACCGCCGCCGACACCGCCGTCGTCGTGGTCGGCAGCATGCCGTTCATCAACGGCCGCGAGGACCACGACCGGACGACGATGACTCTCGCGGAAGGGCAGTCGGAACTCATCAAGGCCGTCCGCAAGGCCAACCCGAACACGGTCGTCGTGGTGGAGAACAGCTACCCGACGACCCTCACCTGGGAGCAGGAGAACGTCCCGGCGATCCTGTGGACGAGCCACGCGGGCGCCGAAACGGGCAATGCCCTGGCGTCCATCCTGTTCGGCGACGAGAGCCCGTCCGGGAAGCTTCCGCAGACCTGGTACCGGTCTGAGGCGCAACTGCCGGACATTCTCGACTACGACATCATCAAGTCGGACCGGACGTACCAGTACTTCAAGGGGAAGCCGCTCTACCCGTTCGGGTATGGGCTCTCCTACACCACGTTCCGGTACGGCAAGCCGCGGCTCAGCAGCCATTCCTTGGGAAGCGACGGAACGGTCACCGTCACCGTGCCCGTCACCAACACGGGTAAGAAGGCCGGGGACGAAGTCGTCCAGCTCTACACGCACCAGCGGACGTCTCGGGTCAAGCAGCCCCTGCAGAAGCTGCGCGCCTTCGACAAGGTCCACGTCGCTCCCGGAAAGACGGTGACGGCGAAACTCCGGCTGGACGCCTCGGACCTCGCGATCTGGGACGTCACCCGCAACAAGTGGACGGTCGAGAGGTCGAAGCAGGACCTGCTGATCGGCTCCTCGTCCGCCGACATCCGGCAGCACACGATGCTCAACGTGCGCGGCGAGCGCATTCCCGACCGGGACCTCTCCAAGGTGACCCGCGCCGCCGACTTCGACGACCAGAACGGCATCGAGCTGGTCGACGAAACGAAGGTGAAGGGTGACGCGGTCGCGGGCGCGGCGAACTCCTGGCTGAAGTTCGCGGACGCCGACCTGGGCCGCTCCACGGGCACGATTACCGCGCGTGTGGCGGGCGCGTCGGCGACCACGATTCAGGTCCGCTTGGACGGTCCTGACGGGCCGGTCGCCGGAACGCTGAACGTGCCTTCCACGGGCGGCAAGTACACCTACAAGGAGATCAGCGCCGAACTGCGGAACGTCCGCGGTGACCACGACGTGTATCTGGTCTTCAACGGCGAGGCCCGCCTGAGCACCTTCTCCCTCACCCGATGA
- a CDS encoding LacI family DNA-binding transcriptional regulator: MVKITDVARHAGVSPSTVSYVLSGKRSISEETRRRVRESIRELGYRPHAGARALASSRSNVLALMIPLRSGIAVPVVMRFAVSVVTAARRHDHDVLLLTQEEGEDGLRRVADSALVDALIVMDVQMKDPRLPLLRSLDRPSVLIGFPADAEDLTCIDLDFHAAGAVCVEHLAGLGHREIALIGSPPEVYERQTGYAQRVADGFAAAVREHGLTGEVHPCEATADAARELVARLLAERPGLTGVLVHNEPVVGPVVRALRAAGRRVPEDVSVVAMAPDEMAEHAEPPLSSVAIPAEEVGGRAVELLMAKLDGAPVPAATLLPPTLTRRASSAPAAR; encoded by the coding sequence GTGGTCAAGATCACTGATGTGGCGCGGCACGCGGGCGTGTCGCCGAGCACGGTCTCCTACGTGCTGAGCGGGAAGCGCTCGATCTCCGAGGAGACCCGGCGGCGCGTCCGGGAGAGCATCCGCGAGCTCGGCTACCGGCCGCACGCGGGCGCCCGCGCGCTCGCCAGCAGCCGCTCCAACGTGCTCGCGCTGATGATCCCGCTGCGCTCCGGCATCGCGGTGCCCGTCGTCATGCGGTTCGCCGTGTCGGTGGTGACCGCGGCGCGGCGGCACGACCACGACGTCCTGCTGCTCACCCAGGAGGAGGGCGAGGACGGCCTGCGCCGCGTCGCCGACAGCGCGCTCGTCGACGCGCTGATCGTGATGGACGTGCAGATGAAGGACCCGCGGCTGCCGCTGCTGCGCTCCCTGGACCGGCCGAGCGTGCTCATCGGCTTCCCCGCCGACGCCGAGGACCTGACCTGCATCGACCTCGACTTCCACGCCGCCGGCGCGGTCTGCGTCGAGCACCTGGCCGGGCTCGGCCACCGGGAGATCGCGCTGATCGGGTCGCCGCCCGAGGTGTACGAGCGCCAGACCGGCTACGCGCAGCGGGTCGCGGACGGGTTCGCCGCCGCCGTCCGCGAGCACGGCCTGACCGGCGAGGTCCACCCGTGCGAGGCGACCGCGGACGCCGCCCGCGAACTGGTCGCGCGGCTGCTCGCCGAGCGTCCCGGGCTGACCGGCGTCCTCGTCCACAACGAGCCGGTCGTCGGCCCGGTGGTGCGGGCGCTGCGCGCGGCGGGCAGGCGCGTCCCCGAGGACGTGTCCGTCGTCGCGATGGCGCCGGACGAGATGGCCGAGCACGCCGAGCCGCCGCTGTCGTCGGTGGCGATCCCCGCCGAGGAGGTCGGCGGGCGCGCCGTCGAGCTGCTGATGGCCAAGCTCGACGGCGCGCCCGTCCCGGCCGCGACCCTGCTCCCGCCCACCCTGACCCGGCGCGCCAGCAGCGCGCCCGCCGCTCGCTGA
- a CDS encoding GH1 family beta-glucosidase: protein MGFPQGFLWGAATAAYQIEGAAQEDGRAPSIWDTFSHTPGKVLDGDTGDVATDHYHRWEEDIATMAALGIGAYRFSISWSRVLPDGTPNQKGLDFYSRLVDELLRHDIAPVATLYHWDLPQELEDAGGWPARDTARRFGDYAERIGRVLGDRVHTWTTLNEPWCSAFLGYASGVHAPGRTDPADALAAAHHLNLAHGLAVRALRGVTPPSARHSVTLNLHHLRGDAEAVRQVDAVSNRVFLDPMLGRGYPADLLDDTSSLTDWSFVHDGDEAIIAAPLDVLGVNYYSPTLVRVWDGTSPRAHADGHRQGAASPFPGCDRVEFAEQPGPYTAMGWPIDASGMEELLLRLQREYPDTPLMVTENGAAFDDTVEDGRVRDERRIAYLRDHIAAVERACAAGADVRGYFAWSLLDNFEWAYGYSKRFGLVRVDYPTGRRTWKDSAHWYRDTIATHRGSA from the coding sequence ATGGGGTTCCCGCAAGGGTTCCTGTGGGGCGCGGCCACCGCCGCCTACCAGATCGAGGGGGCGGCTCAGGAGGACGGCCGGGCGCCGTCCATCTGGGACACCTTCAGCCACACGCCGGGCAAGGTGCTCGACGGCGACACCGGTGACGTGGCCACCGACCACTACCACCGGTGGGAGGAGGACATCGCGACGATGGCCGCCCTCGGCATCGGCGCCTACCGGTTCTCGATCTCCTGGTCGCGCGTCCTGCCGGACGGCACGCCCAACCAGAAGGGCCTCGACTTCTACTCCCGCCTGGTCGACGAGCTGCTCCGGCACGACATCGCTCCCGTCGCGACGCTCTACCACTGGGACCTGCCGCAGGAGCTGGAGGACGCGGGAGGCTGGCCGGCGCGCGACACGGCCCGCCGGTTCGGCGACTACGCCGAGCGGATCGGCCGCGTCCTCGGCGACCGCGTCCACACCTGGACGACGCTGAACGAGCCGTGGTGCTCGGCGTTCCTCGGCTACGCGTCCGGCGTGCACGCCCCCGGCCGCACCGACCCGGCGGACGCGCTCGCCGCCGCCCACCACCTCAACCTCGCGCACGGCCTCGCGGTGCGGGCGCTGCGCGGCGTGACCCCGCCGTCCGCGCGGCACTCGGTGACGCTCAACCTGCACCACCTGCGCGGCGACGCCGAGGCCGTCCGGCAGGTGGACGCGGTCTCCAACCGCGTGTTCCTGGACCCGATGCTGGGCAGGGGCTACCCCGCCGACCTGCTGGACGACACGTCCTCCCTGACCGACTGGAGCTTCGTCCACGACGGGGACGAGGCCATCATCGCCGCGCCCCTGGACGTCCTGGGCGTGAACTACTACTCGCCCACGCTCGTCCGGGTGTGGGACGGGACGTCCCCGCGCGCACACGCGGACGGCCACCGGCAGGGCGCGGCGTCGCCGTTCCCCGGCTGCGACCGCGTCGAGTTCGCCGAGCAGCCCGGCCCCTACACGGCGATGGGCTGGCCCATCGACGCGAGCGGCATGGAGGAGCTGCTGCTGCGGCTCCAACGCGAGTACCCCGACACCCCGCTGATGGTCACCGAGAACGGCGCCGCCTTCGACGACACGGTGGAGGACGGCCGCGTCCGCGACGAGCGGCGCATCGCCTACCTGCGCGACCACATCGCCGCCGTGGAGCGCGCCTGCGCGGCCGGCGCCGACGTGCGCGGCTACTTCGCCTGGTCGCTGCTCGACAACTTCGAATGGGCGTACGGCTACTCCAAGCGGTTCGGCCTCGTCCGCGTCGACTACCCGACCGGGCGGCGCACCTGGAAGGACAGCGCGCACTGGTACCGGGACACGATCGCGACGCACCGCGGGAGCGCCTGA
- the yicI gene encoding alpha-xylosidase produces the protein MKFSDGYWMMREDVRAFHPVEVLDVDAGAGSFTVYAPVERIRHRGDLLKGPVVTVTCEAPMPDVIGVTLTHFAGERRRGPEFELATAPGGEVAVDAEAATLTSGALSVRVGRGEGWSVDFLAGGRRLTGSSPKAQAVIDTDDGRHYVREQLDLGVDHFVYGLGERFGPLVKNGQSVDVWNADGGTASEQAYKNVPFYLTNAGYGVFVDHPGRVSFEVASEAVARTQFSVEGQSMRYFVIYGPSPKEILRKYTALTGRPARLPEWSFGLWLSTSFTTSYDEETVSSFIDGMAERDLPLSVFHFDCFWMREFQWCDFEWDPRVFPDPPGMLRRLRDRGLRICVWINPYIGQRSPLFEEGRSRGYLLTRPDGDVWQWDKWQPGLAVVDFTNPEAREWYAGKLEALMDMGVDCFKTDFGERIPTDVVYHDGSDPERAHNYYTYLYNQTVFDLLRKKRGEGEAVVFARSATVGGQQFPVHWGGDCESTFEAMGESLRGGLSLGASGFGYWSHDIGGFEGTPDPALFKRWIAFGMLSSHSRLHGSHSYRVPWLFDEESVDVLREFTRLKMRLMPYLAGAARQASGEGLPMMRAMVLEFPDDPACTHLERQYMLGDDLLVAPVFSSDGDVSYYVPGGVWTHYLTGERVEGGRWVREHHGFDSVPLLVRPGAVIPEGAVHDRPDYDHADGVTLRVYEPSDGTTVTQVGDAAFTTVKNGENVRVTGEGAWNVLLVNARVAAVEGGESSHHPHGVLIKATGDELVITLAEES, from the coding sequence ATGAAGTTCAGTGACGGCTACTGGATGATGCGCGAGGATGTGCGGGCGTTTCATCCGGTGGAGGTCCTCGACGTCGACGCGGGGGCGGGCTCCTTCACGGTGTACGCGCCCGTCGAGCGGATCCGGCACCGGGGGGACCTGCTCAAGGGCCCGGTGGTGACGGTGACCTGCGAGGCGCCGATGCCGGACGTCATCGGGGTCACGCTCACCCATTTCGCGGGGGAGCGGCGGCGCGGGCCGGAGTTCGAGCTGGCCACCGCTCCGGGCGGTGAGGTCGCGGTCGACGCGGAGGCGGCGACGCTGACGTCCGGGGCGCTGTCGGTACGGGTGGGGCGCGGTGAGGGGTGGAGCGTCGACTTCCTGGCGGGCGGGCGGCGGCTGACCGGCAGCTCTCCCAAGGCGCAGGCCGTCATCGACACCGATGACGGGCGGCATTACGTCCGGGAGCAGCTCGACCTCGGCGTCGACCATTTCGTCTACGGGCTCGGGGAGCGGTTCGGGCCGCTGGTGAAGAACGGCCAGTCGGTGGACGTGTGGAACGCCGACGGCGGGACGGCCAGCGAGCAGGCGTACAAGAACGTGCCGTTCTACCTGACGAACGCCGGATACGGCGTGTTCGTCGACCATCCGGGGCGCGTCTCTTTCGAGGTGGCGTCGGAGGCGGTCGCGCGGACGCAGTTCAGCGTCGAGGGCCAGTCGATGCGGTACTTCGTCATCTACGGGCCGTCGCCTAAGGAGATCCTGCGCAAGTACACCGCGCTGACCGGGCGGCCCGCGCGGCTTCCGGAATGGTCGTTCGGGCTGTGGCTGTCGACGTCGTTCACCACGTCCTATGACGAGGAGACCGTCTCGTCGTTCATCGACGGGATGGCGGAGCGCGACCTGCCGCTCAGCGTGTTCCATTTCGACTGCTTCTGGATGCGCGAGTTCCAGTGGTGCGACTTCGAATGGGACCCGCGCGTCTTCCCCGACCCGCCGGGCATGCTGCGGCGGCTGCGGGACCGGGGCCTGCGGATCTGCGTGTGGATCAACCCCTACATCGGCCAGCGCTCGCCGCTGTTCGAGGAGGGCCGGTCGCGGGGCTACCTGCTCACGCGCCCGGACGGGGACGTGTGGCAGTGGGACAAGTGGCAGCCCGGCCTGGCGGTGGTCGACTTCACCAATCCCGAGGCGCGGGAATGGTACGCGGGCAAGCTCGAAGCGCTCATGGACATGGGCGTCGACTGCTTCAAGACCGACTTCGGGGAGCGCATCCCGACCGATGTCGTCTACCACGACGGCTCGGACCCGGAGCGGGCGCACAACTACTACACCTATCTGTACAACCAGACGGTCTTCGATCTGCTCCGCAAGAAGCGGGGCGAGGGCGAGGCGGTGGTGTTCGCCCGGTCCGCGACGGTCGGCGGGCAGCAGTTCCCGGTGCACTGGGGCGGCGACTGCGAATCGACGTTCGAGGCGATGGGGGAGAGCCTGCGCGGCGGTCTTTCCCTGGGCGCGTCGGGATTCGGCTATTGGAGCCACGACATCGGCGGCTTCGAGGGCACGCCCGATCCGGCGCTGTTCAAGCGGTGGATCGCGTTCGGGATGCTGTCCTCGCACAGCCGCCTGCACGGCAGCCACTCCTACCGGGTGCCGTGGCTGTTCGACGAGGAGTCGGTGGACGTCCTGCGCGAGTTCACCCGGTTGAAGATGCGGCTGATGCCGTACCTGGCCGGCGCGGCGCGGCAGGCGTCCGGGGAGGGCCTGCCGATGATGCGGGCGATGGTCCTGGAGTTCCCGGACGATCCCGCCTGCACGCACCTGGAGCGCCAGTACATGCTCGGCGACGACCTGCTCGTGGCGCCGGTGTTCTCGTCCGACGGTGACGTCTCCTACTACGTGCCGGGGGGTGTGTGGACGCACTACCTGACGGGTGAACGGGTCGAAGGCGGCCGGTGGGTCCGCGAACACCACGGCTTCGACAGCGTGCCGCTGCTCGTCCGGCCGGGTGCGGTCATCCCGGAGGGCGCGGTCCACGACCGTCCCGACTACGACCACGCGGACGGCGTCACGCTGCGCGTCTACGAGCCGTCCGACGGCACCACGGTCACCCAGGTGGGCGACGCCGCCTTCACGACCGTGAAAAACGGTGAAAACGTGCGCGTGACCGGCGAGGGAGCCTGGAACGTCCTTCTCGTCAACGCGCGCGTAGCGGCCGTAGAGGGCGGCGAGTCTTCGCACCATCCACACGGTGTTCTCATCAAGGCGACCGGTGACGAGCTGGTCATCACTCTGGCAGAGGAGAGCTGA